In the Nothobranchius furzeri strain GRZ-AD chromosome 1, NfurGRZ-RIMD1, whole genome shotgun sequence genome, TATTAATGTGAccacaacaataataaaaaataaaaatctcaaataaaacaCACATAAAATTAGATAGAGTTGTTGAAGGAAGCAGAAATTAAAACACTAATATTTAGGGTTAGGTTTATTTCTCTTAAACTCTGCTGTTTCCATGCATTTTATCACTGAGAAGCTTGAAACTGGGAACTGAGAGTGGTCAAATGGCTGCACTGGTTCTGAAAGTAGGACAGAAACCAAATAAGCTTCAATCACGCTTCTGCCTCCTCTTCATCAGCAAATCCTCTGGGGATCCTCCTCGCCAACCTCATCTCTCCTGCAGTTGCCAAAACATCAGCCCAAATTCCGACGCTGGTGAGTTCAAGTTCTTTAAAAGCCTTTCCCTAAATATTATTTGACTTTATTTTTGAGACATTCGTCTGATCATTGTTATCAAATGTTGGAAACATTCTGCAGTATTTTCTGATGTTCTAAAGAGAACCGGGGCTGAATTAGGATCGGACGGTGTCATCTGCTAATGGAGATGAATTAAAGCTGCTAACCCTCGTTTATCACTGTGCTCTGTGTGATGCTCCTCTGCTAGATGGTCTGGTATACTGTCCCAGCATTTGTTGTCTGTTTCCTGGCATCAGCGGGAATCTGGAGCAACAAACCCCCAACGCCACCATCAGCCAGTGCAGAAACCTCTGGATCAGAACCGTTCATAAAGGGAATCAAACTGGTAATCAAACATAAAAGCTGCAACTAGTTGCTTTTATATAAAACTGTCATTTTTATTTAGCATAAATGTCAAATGGAAGTGAAGACATCATGTTTCCCGGCGTGTCTGTCAGTATAATGTAACAATAATTTCTGATGTCAGACTTCCACGGCACAGCCATTTTTCATTTGTACTTAAATACCTTAAAGAGTATTTCAGCTGTTTTCACATTTGTTTTTATGTAAAGGCTATAAATAACTTATCTTAACCATGGGATGTAGCTttgtgaacagcctctgttcactgACGTTAGTCAAAGTGTATTCTGTAAAACTATGGTGGCTCAGAAGGTTCAACAAAACATATTAGGCACAAAACAAAGTATTTGTGCCATGCCTTTCATATTTTATTCAACCTTCTGGGCCACCGTATTAAACCACTCTCATGTCCAGAATTTCATGGATGTTTATGCGAACGTTTTTGTGAACTCTTTTCTTGCTGTCAGTTTCACTTTGCAGTTAGTTATGCAGTTTTACCAGCAGAGGtatcaacaccagcagctgactggAGCCTATCGGGTGCACCCAGGGGTCAAGTCCAGcaggagtagggttgtcacggtatgaaaatttaacctcacggttattgtgaccaaaattatcacggttttcggtattatcgcggtattttttaaacggtgttgcatatgttcagaaagcattgatagtcctgttctacacaaactgaaatagttttgaaaaggtttaacagtgtttattaaacctaaaataacacaaagccttagcaaaagtgcaacttttcacaagtaaaggaacaaatagcttatttttctggaacatgttacagtagtcagtgcaggtttaaatgatacaaatccaaacattcgaaacataaacaatatgtaaacaaatcaaagaaacaccacttgttttctcatatacttgttttcttcattatcaaaatgaaaatctaaaactccagtccacacttgacttgagcactgtacaagtcaaccttaaaaaaatatgtatttaaaataaacagccactttaaacaaattactaaaataactactacactatgtaatcaaatccaaatgttcaagtataaatggcatcgaataagtaaacaaatcaatgacaaggaactaattgtatatttctcttcatcatcaacaaataagatgcttcatccagcaacagggtgtccgtgacacggtttaaatgctggcagaggacgctgcggctgcagtatatagtgactcgttgcattctccctcagccaaaagtcctcacgtcatgcatttaagctaaaatgctagcgttaacttaccttgcactggctgtagagacgtgggtgatggtcacgcagatgtgccatttgaTTCGAAGtgctgctgccttttgcagacacttgtttcctgcacgttctgcaaacgggatagccgtcttctattaactgtccctcagcatttttcagaaatccaaaatatgcccatacttccgatttagtcttctttgagggctgatggatgtcctgggcgctgccgtctcctccttcggccattatttcagcttcaaagttttggtgccgttgcaaactaaaaagtgcgtgtgcgcgccgcgggaacttcagctgaagcgacggtggctggtaagggtcatcgcgccaaaaccgcggccacggtaaacccaccgagataatttagtttttaaaaaactggacggttatttttattgtcaacttttttaccggggtttaccgctataccggttaccgtgacaaccctaagcaggaccgacttaaagagcaagtcatccccaccAGAGTCTACCTCTACtcacatttcctgtttgaaaaatgtgccaCAAGGAGGCATTGTCTGGcaaagggtggagccgctaacaaatacacacatacaggctcacagtggcattgtgacatcatatggtatcagctaacatcatagggtgtctcttagccaatagcgatggcagatttaaattcaaatttagTGCAGATGTCTACCTGAAGAGGGcacagcactgacagttttaggcagaattttttcaTTTtatctaagatgcactaaagtgccaaataatTGACTGCACATGTCCATAGCATGATTAGAtgatcatttatatagtttatcagcaaaaaaaagttgggtgggggtgacttgctctttaatattttATTACCAATAACTGGataagactagctgttagcttctcAGTCCTGAAGGGCCTTCTCCAAACATGAGTAAGCTAACTATCATGAACTTTAGGTGATGCCCTAACCTACTCTGTGTCCTTCATAGTTACTGAGGAACAAAGCCTACCTCATCCTGCTGGTGTGCTTCGGTTCTGGCATTGCTGTGTTCACCTGCTTCACCACGTTGCTGGAGCAGATTCTGTGTGTACAGGGATACACCAATGTTAGTAAACTGCatcaaaacaaacatgtttaaatATCACAGCTCAATAAGGAAAAACTTGTTTTAAATTTGGGAAAATTTGGACACAATAATAAAGATTTAATGaagaaaataaacatattttttaataatCACTAAGGAATAAAACCTTTTTCTGTCATTGGACCAATAAAATCTGACGTGCAGGACTTTGCTGGCCTCTGCGGTGCTCTCTTCATCGGGGTCGGGGTTTTTGGCTCTGCTGTGTTTGGTTTCTACGTGGACAAGTCAAAGAAGTTCATGGAAGTCATAAAGATCAACATCTCTATGACAGCTCTGTGCTGCATCACCTTCTCAGTGGTGAGAACATGAAACATTGGGGTACAGTGGTTCATACTTGCAGGTAAAGATAACCTGCCTCTTTCGTCTCAAAGGTGTGTTTGCTGCCACAGCAGAAAGTCGCCATCGCGGTCGTCTGCGCTCTCTTTGGCTTGTTTGGTTTCTCCATCTACCCTGTGGCCATGGAGCTTTCCGTGGAGTGTTCATATCCGGTCGGAGAAGCAACATCGGCCGGACTCATCTTTGTTTCAGGGTACGACTCATAATAACAGAGTTCCATTAGAAAACCTGAACCACTAGACTAAAGGTTATTGTGATGATTGGATCAGTTTGTGCTGACAGACTGGTATAGAGCACATCACACTAAAATAGAAACACATCTCCTGCTGTTTCAGAAGTAAGGTCAGGACAGAAGTCTGATGTTCAGAAATTCACACCAGGAGAAGTCAACTCACAGTTTTACTTCAGCCGTCCTTAAAAATAAACCATTTTCATCTGTTTTGTAGAATGTATTTTACCACACTCTGCTCAGTCTGTAGACCATCATggcattttaaaaataaacagcaaGTTTTTCTGATTTCTTTAAAGTTCTAAAAACTACCcttcaacgtgtgtgtgtgtgtgtgtgtgtgtgtgtgtgtgtgtgtgtgtgtgtgtgtgtgtgtgtgtgtgtgtgtgtgtgtgtgtgtgtgtgtgtgtgtgtgtgtgtgtgtcacagcttTTCTCCTGTGTTAATGGAATGTCTCGACTGCTTTCTTCTTCCAGGCAGATCCAGTCGGTTGTTTACATCGTCATACTTCAAGCTTTAACCAAGCAGCTGGCTGATTCTCCTCTGTCCACCTGCGGAGACGTCATCTACAGCTGGAAAAGTAGGTCACATGACCTTCATCAAACCTCTGGGTGGAGTCTACTGAAGCAGTTCTTTTTATTCTTCATTGAAGAGTTATTTTTATTGGTTATTTTATTCTGCAGTCTGTGACAAAAGGTCTAGTTTAGGGTGACTTTGACAGAAAAGCCCTGCCTCCTGTAGAGCTCTGGAGCTCATGTGGCCCTCACAGTAGAAATGCCATTAAAAGTTTGAACAAGTCACAGAAGTTGGAATTAACACGACTGAAAGgctggttttttttttatcttattgtTTTTACTCAGTCAGTGGCAGGCTTAGCAGTTTTGGGGTCCAAGGCAAACAAAGACTGGGGGCCCTCTGCAGCTGTTGCTCTGACCCTTTCTAAATTCTTACTCAGAAAAAAATGGGCTTTTCGGGCCTCTTTAATATCTTCACTTAGttttttaaaaatcattttaCTTATTATTTGCATCAGACAACAGACTTGCTCATCAATAGTTCACTTCCGTTGCTGCAGCCTTGTAAAAGTCCATTGTAGCTGGGTGACGGGCGACATTGAAACACTATCACACAAGTCAATCTGATGCCATTTTGAAGTAGTTTTTCTTTTAGAATGACAGGTTTAATTCATTTTGAGGAAAAAAATCTCTTAAACATCTTTTTTAAGTGTCA is a window encoding:
- the slc49a3 gene encoding solute carrier family 49 member A3 isoform X1 — protein: MEPGQEVTATAQNVYAAVYGNSDLGSQLSFKVYKRRWFVLLVLCLLNCSNATIWLTFAPVANQSAQYLQVSLEDINWLSVVFMVVAIPLSFLTTWMLDTLGLRPTLILGSWLNMLGALLRFLGASRFDGSHQKFLVVMLGQTFGAIAQPLIIFTPTKLAALWFPEDQRATANMFSSMSNPLGILLANLISPAVAKTSAQIPTLMVWYTVPAFVVCFLASAGIWSNKPPTPPSASAETSGSEPFIKGIKLLLRNKAYLILLVCFGSGIAVFTCFTTLLEQILCVQGYTNDFAGLCGALFIGVGVFGSAVFGFYVDKSKKFMEVIKINISMTALCCITFSVVCLLPQQKVAIAVVCALFGLFGFSIYPVAMELSVECSYPVGEATSAGLIFVSGQIQSVVYIVILQALTKQLADSPLSTCGDVIYSWKIPMMVMAGLCTVFTSLFVMFFNTRYRRLDAEVQATYKPYQRDERDSSAPYMNR
- the slc49a3 gene encoding solute carrier family 49 member A3 isoform X2; this translates as MVVAIPLSFLTTWMLDTLGLRPTLILGSWLNMLGALLRFLGASRFDGSHQKFLVVMLGQTFGAIAQPLIIFTPTKLAALWFPEDQRATANMFSSMSNPLGILLANLISPAVAKTSAQIPTLMVWYTVPAFVVCFLASAGIWSNKPPTPPSASAETSGSEPFIKGIKLLLRNKAYLILLVCFGSGIAVFTCFTTLLEQILCVQGYTNDFAGLCGALFIGVGVFGSAVFGFYVDKSKKFMEVIKINISMTALCCITFSVVCLLPQQKVAIAVVCALFGLFGFSIYPVAMELSVECSYPVGEATSAGLIFVSGQIQSVVYIVILQALTKQLADSPLSTCGDVIYSWKIPMMVMAGLCTVFTSLFVMFFNTRYRRLDAEVQATYKPYQRDERDSSAPYMNR